A single window of Achromobacter xylosoxidans DNA harbors:
- a CDS encoding ABC transporter permease: MKLILERRPEPSRAALALAPIAAILFTLAVCTLLVAWAGAPVGRTYALLFEGAFGSKFALSETLTRATPLMLTGLACAVAFRARFYNIGAEGQLYLGALAAVAVGGLHDGTGFDLPLPALFGGMMLAAALAGALLLLIPALLKTRLGVDEVVTTLLGNFIVLLFVSMMLDGPMKDPMAMGWPQSVALNPDLELGKLIERTRAHTGLLWAAGLALGLWLLNRYTVFGFQMRAVGANAHASRFLGLPVNRVMLGTAMLSGALAGLAGAIEVAGRTGYVTLDMSPGYGYTGVVVAMLAGLHPLGVILASIFVAGMLVGADSMSRAIAVPNYIADVIVATSLLAMLVATLFAQYRLRRNRA; encoded by the coding sequence ATGAAACTGATCCTGGAACGCCGCCCCGAGCCCAGCCGCGCCGCGCTGGCCCTGGCCCCGATCGCGGCCATCCTCTTTACGCTGGCGGTGTGCACGCTGCTGGTGGCCTGGGCCGGTGCGCCGGTGGGCCGCACCTACGCGCTGCTGTTCGAAGGCGCGTTCGGCTCCAAGTTCGCGCTGTCCGAAACCCTGACGCGCGCCACGCCGCTGATGCTGACCGGCCTGGCCTGCGCCGTGGCTTTTCGCGCGCGCTTCTACAACATCGGCGCCGAAGGCCAGCTGTACCTGGGCGCGCTGGCCGCCGTGGCGGTGGGCGGCCTGCACGACGGCACCGGCTTCGACCTGCCCCTGCCGGCGCTGTTCGGCGGCATGATGCTGGCGGCGGCGCTGGCCGGCGCCTTGCTGCTGCTGATCCCGGCGCTGCTCAAGACACGCCTGGGCGTGGACGAAGTGGTGACCACGCTGCTGGGCAACTTCATCGTGCTGCTGTTCGTCTCGATGATGCTGGACGGTCCCATGAAGGACCCGATGGCGATGGGCTGGCCGCAATCGGTGGCGCTCAACCCCGACCTGGAGCTGGGCAAGCTGATCGAGCGCACCCGCGCCCACACCGGGCTGCTGTGGGCCGCCGGCCTGGCGCTGGGCCTGTGGCTGCTGAACCGCTACACCGTGTTCGGCTTCCAGATGCGCGCGGTCGGCGCCAACGCGCACGCCTCGCGCTTCCTGGGCCTGCCGGTCAATCGCGTGATGCTGGGCACGGCCATGCTGTCGGGCGCGCTGGCCGGACTGGCCGGCGCCATCGAGGTGGCCGGCCGCACCGGCTACGTCACGCTCGACATGTCGCCGGGCTATGGCTACACCGGCGTGGTGGTGGCCATGCTGGCCGGCCTGCATCCGCTGGGCGTGATCCTGGCCAGCATTTTCGTGGCCGGCATGCTGGTGGGCGCGGACAGCATGAGCCGCGCCATCGCGGTGCCGAACTACATCGCCGACGTCATCGTCGCCACGTCGTTGCTCGCCATGCTGGTCGCGACGCTGTTCGCGCAGTACCGCCTGCGTCGCAACCGGGCTTGA
- a CDS encoding NAD(P)/FAD-dependent oxidoreductase has protein sequence MTDASRSAAVIIIGGGLHGSSAALHLARAGVPALVIEKNYVGRHASGVNAGGVRTLARHLAEVPLALASRELWYRIGELVDDDCGFEQHGQVRVAENEADVAALRARLATMQQHGYTHEQWIDRDELLAMIPALAPTVRGGLIARDDAAADPYRTTLAFRRKAASLGARFLEGVRVLRTAHENGQWRIETDAGTYTAPQVLNCAGAWADRIAAEWGEPVPLAAISPMMLVTLRMDHFLDAVVLGTGRPLSFKQRANGTVLIGGGRRAWVDRDAEWTELDFRSLAEGARTVCDLFPHMRHAIVNRGWAGIEAAMPDEIPVIGRSRRHDRAFHAFGFSAHGFELGPIVGRIMADLITTGATDLPIAPFAIDRFTGATGAPASTPKEQHP, from the coding sequence ATGACGGACGCTTCGCGCTCGGCCGCCGTCATCATCATCGGCGGCGGCCTGCACGGCAGTTCGGCGGCGTTGCACCTGGCGCGCGCCGGCGTGCCGGCGCTGGTGATCGAGAAGAACTACGTCGGCCGCCATGCCTCGGGCGTGAACGCCGGCGGCGTGCGCACCCTGGCGCGGCACCTGGCCGAAGTGCCGCTGGCGCTGGCCTCGCGCGAGCTCTGGTACCGCATCGGCGAACTGGTCGATGACGACTGCGGTTTCGAGCAGCACGGGCAGGTGCGCGTGGCCGAGAACGAGGCCGACGTGGCGGCGCTGCGCGCGCGCCTGGCTACCATGCAACAGCATGGCTACACGCACGAGCAATGGATCGATCGTGACGAATTGCTGGCGATGATTCCCGCGCTGGCGCCCACGGTGCGCGGCGGCCTGATCGCGCGCGACGACGCGGCCGCCGACCCCTACCGCACCACGCTGGCGTTCCGCCGCAAGGCCGCCAGCCTGGGCGCGCGCTTCCTGGAAGGCGTGCGGGTCCTGCGCACCGCGCATGAAAATGGCCAGTGGCGGATCGAGACCGACGCCGGCACCTACACCGCGCCGCAGGTGCTCAACTGCGCCGGCGCCTGGGCCGACCGCATCGCCGCCGAATGGGGTGAGCCGGTGCCGCTGGCCGCCATCAGCCCGATGATGCTGGTGACGCTGCGCATGGATCATTTCCTGGACGCGGTGGTGCTGGGCACCGGCCGGCCGCTGTCGTTCAAGCAGCGCGCCAACGGCACGGTGCTGATCGGTGGCGGCCGCCGCGCCTGGGTCGATCGCGACGCGGAATGGACCGAGCTGGATTTCCGTTCGCTGGCCGAGGGCGCGCGCACGGTGTGCGACCTGTTTCCGCATATGCGGCACGCCATCGTGAACCGCGGCTGGGCCGGCATCGAGGCCGCCATGCCCGACGAGATTCCGGTGATCGGCCGCAGCCGGCGCCATGACCGCGCCTTCCACGCCTTCGGCTTCTCGGCCCACGGCTTCGAGCTGGGCCCGATCGTCGGCCGTATCATGGCCGATCTGATCACCACCGGCGCGACCGACCTGCCGATCGCGCCGTTCGCCATCGACCGTTTCACCGGCGCCACGGGCGCGCCGGCATCCACCCCCAAGGAGCAGCACCCATGA
- a CDS encoding NAD(P)/FAD-dependent oxidoreductase has product MTEEIQQAPRAPAHRGVYDAVVIGGGLVGSAVAYGLRRELDHVAVLDEGDVAYRASRGNFGLVWVQSKGMGLPRYGVWTMTSAGAWPQLAAELREQTGVDVHLEQRGGLHALLSDEEMEARATFMRTLLAQPGMAQYDWKMLDRHELADMVPGIGPEVRGATWTPVDGIANPLKLLRALHMSFAQRAVDYLPRCPAQQVRQRDGVFEVTTPTGTVRARKLVLASGLSNKALGEQVGLAVPVRPQRGQIVVLERTRRLLETPLSTLRQTDEGTWLIGDSQEEAGYVDNQVGLPILGTLADRAVRTLPALREVRVVRSWAALRVMSKDGFPIYQQSETCPGAFVATCHSGVTLAAAHALKLAPMIAAGQLADDMAPFSTRRFHVQEA; this is encoded by the coding sequence ATGACGGAAGAAATACAACAGGCGCCGCGCGCGCCGGCGCATCGCGGCGTCTACGACGCCGTGGTGATCGGCGGCGGCCTGGTCGGCTCGGCCGTGGCCTACGGGCTGCGGCGCGAACTGGACCACGTCGCGGTATTGGACGAAGGCGACGTGGCCTACCGCGCCTCGCGCGGCAACTTCGGCCTGGTCTGGGTGCAGAGCAAGGGCATGGGCCTGCCGCGCTACGGCGTGTGGACCATGACCTCGGCCGGCGCCTGGCCGCAGTTGGCGGCCGAGCTGCGGGAGCAGACCGGCGTGGACGTGCACCTGGAACAGCGCGGCGGCCTGCACGCGCTGTTGAGCGACGAAGAGATGGAAGCGCGCGCCACCTTCATGCGCACGCTGCTGGCGCAGCCCGGCATGGCGCAGTACGACTGGAAAATGCTGGACCGCCACGAGCTTGCCGACATGGTGCCCGGCATCGGCCCGGAGGTGCGCGGCGCCACCTGGACGCCGGTCGACGGCATCGCCAATCCGCTCAAGCTGCTGCGGGCGCTGCACATGAGTTTTGCACAGCGGGCTGTGGATTACCTGCCGCGCTGCCCGGCGCAGCAGGTCCGCCAGCGCGACGGCGTGTTCGAGGTGACCACGCCCACCGGCACGGTGCGGGCGCGCAAGCTGGTGCTGGCCAGCGGCCTGTCGAACAAGGCGCTGGGCGAACAGGTCGGCCTGGCGGTGCCGGTGCGGCCGCAGCGCGGCCAGATCGTGGTGCTGGAGCGCACCCGCCGCCTGCTGGAAACGCCGCTATCGACGCTGCGCCAGACCGACGAAGGCACCTGGCTGATCGGCGATTCGCAGGAAGAGGCCGGCTATGTGGACAACCAGGTGGGCTTGCCGATCCTGGGCACGCTGGCCGACCGCGCCGTGCGCACGCTGCCCGCCTTGCGCGAGGTGCGCGTGGTGCGCAGCTGGGCCGCGCTGCGCGTGATGTCCAAGGACGGTTTCCCCATCTATCAACAATCCGAGACGTGCCCCGGCGCCTTCGTCGCCACCTGTCACAGCGGCGTCACCCTGGCGGCCGCGCACGCGCTCAAACTGGCGCCCATGATCGCCGCCGGCCAGCTGGCCGACGACATGGCGCCCTTCTCGACCCGGAGGTTCCATGTTCAAGAGGCTTGA
- a CDS encoding ABC transporter permease, whose protein sequence is MEWMDLLSSAAFWVAVLRLATPLILGTLGVLLCERAGVLNLGIEGIMAAGAFTGWLVVYLGAPLYVGVLAAALAGAVFGLLHAVLTVPLGLSQHVSGLGVTLLATSLSYFAYRVTFPSVNTPPTITPFAEMKFLDGIPLIGPVLAGQTPMTLLALAAVPILAWVLNRTPVGLAIRMVGENPAAAEGQGLSVTRLRMGAIVAGSALMGVAGSFLTLAAFNAFFFNMVNGRGWVCVALVVFASWRPGKALLGALIFAFFDALQLRLQQGGAALPGLPELPYQVYLMLPYILSILALVVMARRAAYPQALMKPYRKGER, encoded by the coding sequence ATGGAATGGATGGACCTGTTGAGTTCCGCGGCCTTCTGGGTCGCGGTGTTGCGGCTGGCGACGCCGCTGATCCTGGGCACGCTGGGCGTGCTGCTGTGCGAGCGCGCCGGCGTGCTGAACCTGGGCATCGAAGGCATCATGGCCGCCGGCGCCTTCACCGGCTGGCTGGTGGTGTACCTGGGCGCGCCGCTGTACGTGGGCGTGCTGGCGGCCGCGCTGGCGGGCGCCGTGTTCGGCCTGCTGCACGCGGTGCTGACGGTGCCGCTGGGCCTGTCGCAGCACGTCTCGGGGCTGGGCGTGACGCTGCTGGCCACCAGCCTGAGCTACTTCGCCTACCGCGTCACCTTCCCCAGCGTGAACACGCCGCCGACGATCACGCCGTTCGCCGAGATGAAGTTCCTGGACGGCATTCCGCTGATCGGCCCGGTGCTGGCCGGGCAGACGCCGATGACGCTGCTGGCGCTGGCCGCGGTGCCGATCCTGGCGTGGGTGCTGAACCGCACCCCGGTCGGCCTGGCGATCCGCATGGTGGGCGAGAACCCCGCCGCCGCCGAGGGCCAGGGCCTGTCGGTGACCAGGCTGCGCATGGGCGCCATCGTCGCCGGCTCGGCGCTGATGGGCGTGGCCGGCAGCTTCCTCACGCTGGCGGCCTTCAACGCCTTCTTCTTCAACATGGTCAACGGCCGCGGCTGGGTCTGCGTGGCGCTGGTGGTGTTCGCCTCGTGGCGGCCCGGCAAGGCGCTGCTGGGCGCCTTGATCTTCGCTTTCTTCGACGCGCTGCAACTGCGGCTGCAGCAGGGCGGGGCGGCGCTGCCGGGCCTGCCCGAGCTGCCCTATCAGGTCTACCTGATGCTGCCCTATATTCTGTCCATCCTGGCCCTGGTGGTGATGGCGCGCCGCGCCGCCTACCCGCAGGCCCTGATGAAGCCCTACCGCAAGGGCGAACGGTAA
- a CDS encoding amidohydrolase family protein, which translates to MLDLILKNCTLPDGRQHIDIGVAQGRIAALEPALKAEAAQTIDAAGQLVTSPFVDAHFHMDSTLSFGLPRVNQSGTLLEGIALWGELKPLLTQEALVERALAYCDWAVARGLLAIRSHVDVCDPRLLAVEALLHVREKVKPYLDLQLVAFPQDGVLRAPGALDNLKRALDMGVDVVGGIPHFERTMQDGAESVRILCELAAERGLRVDMHCDESDDPLSRHIETLAYHTQRLGLQGRVTGSHLTSMHSMDNYYVSKLIPLMREAGVSAIANPLINITLQGRHDTYPKRRGMTRVPELLAAGVPVAFGHDCVMDPWYSLGSGDMLEVAHMGLHVAQMTGQDAMRACFQAVTATPAKILGLDETGLEVGKRADLVLLQARDPVEALRLRATRLMVLRAGQVVATTPPATATLNLPGRPGQVSFQTPAR; encoded by the coding sequence ATGCTCGATCTGATCCTCAAGAACTGCACGCTGCCGGACGGCCGCCAGCACATCGACATCGGCGTGGCCCAGGGCCGCATCGCGGCGCTCGAACCGGCGCTGAAGGCCGAGGCCGCGCAGACCATCGACGCCGCCGGCCAGCTGGTGACTTCGCCGTTCGTCGACGCCCACTTCCACATGGACTCGACCCTGTCGTTCGGCCTGCCGCGCGTGAACCAGTCGGGCACGTTGCTCGAAGGCATCGCGCTGTGGGGCGAACTCAAGCCGCTGCTGACGCAGGAAGCGCTGGTCGAGCGCGCGCTGGCCTATTGCGACTGGGCGGTGGCGCGCGGCCTGCTGGCGATCCGCTCGCACGTCGACGTTTGCGATCCGCGCCTGCTGGCGGTGGAAGCGCTGCTGCACGTGCGCGAGAAGGTCAAGCCGTACCTGGACCTGCAACTGGTCGCCTTCCCGCAGGACGGCGTGCTGCGCGCGCCGGGCGCGCTCGACAACCTGAAACGCGCGCTGGACATGGGCGTGGACGTGGTCGGCGGCATTCCGCACTTCGAGCGCACCATGCAGGACGGCGCCGAATCGGTGCGCATCCTGTGCGAACTGGCCGCCGAACGCGGCCTGCGCGTGGACATGCACTGCGACGAAAGCGACGACCCGCTGTCGCGCCACATCGAGACGCTGGCCTATCACACGCAGCGCCTGGGCTTGCAGGGCCGCGTCACGGGCTCGCACCTGACCTCGATGCACTCGATGGACAACTACTACGTGTCCAAGCTGATCCCGCTGATGCGCGAGGCCGGCGTGTCGGCCATCGCCAACCCGCTCATCAACATCACGCTGCAAGGCCGCCACGACACCTACCCGAAGCGCCGCGGCATGACGCGCGTGCCCGAGCTGCTGGCCGCCGGCGTGCCGGTGGCGTTCGGCCACGACTGCGTGATGGACCCCTGGTACAGCCTGGGTTCGGGCGACATGCTGGAAGTGGCGCACATGGGCCTGCACGTGGCGCAGATGACCGGCCAGGACGCCATGCGCGCCTGTTTCCAGGCCGTCACAGCCACGCCGGCGAAGATCCTGGGCCTGGACGAGACCGGGCTGGAAGTGGGCAAGCGCGCCGACCTGGTGCTGCTGCAGGCGCGCGACCCGGTCGAAGCGCTGCGCCTGCGCGCCACGCGCCTGATGGTGCTGCGCGCCGGGCAGGTGGTGGCGACGACGCCGCCGGCCACCGCCACGCTCAACCTGCCCGGCCGTCCGGGTCAGGTCAGCTTCCAGACGCCGGCCCGCTGA
- a CDS encoding NAD(P)/FAD-dependent oxidoreductase, with amino-acid sequence MIETTQCDLLVVGAGPAGLAAATTAARLGVDTVLLDEQPAPGGQIYRAITTTPVTDRAVLGPDYWHGASLVEPFRQSGARYVPGATVWAVAERTAPEPQRGFEVAYSVAGEARILHARRLLLATGAQERPFPIPGWTLPGVITAGAAQILLKSAGVVPADRTVLAGCGPLLYLVAWQYLNAGVRVDALLETTPAGRLRQALPKVWDFLRSPYLGKGLSLLRAVKAAIPIIKGVTALEALGQDKLESVRYTTAAGETKTLPAQQLMLHQGVVPNVNLSRAIGAEHRWNTALDCWEPDVDEWGLTSVDGVGMAGDGAGIAGALAAEQRGRLAALQAAHLLGRIDAGRRDNEAAAPRAALARSVRGREFFDALYKAPETFRRPTGDTIVCRCEEVTAAQVRDTVKLGCSGPNQMKAFLRCGMGPCQGRFCGLTVSEIIAEERGVPVPEVGYYRLRFPTKPLTLGELASLPQTDESRQAVVRLKK; translated from the coding sequence ATGATCGAGACGACGCAATGCGATTTGCTGGTGGTGGGCGCGGGCCCCGCCGGGTTGGCCGCCGCCACCACCGCCGCCCGGCTGGGGGTGGACACGGTGCTGCTGGATGAGCAACCCGCGCCGGGCGGACAGATCTACCGCGCCATCACCACCACGCCGGTCACTGACCGCGCGGTGCTGGGACCGGATTACTGGCACGGCGCCTCCCTGGTCGAGCCGTTCCGGCAGTCGGGCGCGCGTTATGTGCCGGGCGCGACCGTGTGGGCGGTGGCCGAGCGCACCGCGCCCGAGCCGCAGCGCGGTTTCGAGGTGGCGTATTCGGTGGCGGGCGAAGCGCGCATCCTGCATGCGCGGCGCCTGCTGCTGGCCACCGGCGCGCAGGAACGGCCGTTCCCGATTCCGGGCTGGACGCTGCCCGGCGTCATCACCGCCGGCGCGGCGCAGATCTTGCTGAAGTCCGCCGGCGTGGTGCCGGCCGACCGTACCGTGCTGGCCGGCTGCGGCCCGCTGCTGTACCTGGTGGCCTGGCAGTACCTGAACGCCGGCGTCAGGGTCGACGCGCTGCTCGAAACCACGCCGGCCGGGCGCCTGCGCCAGGCCCTGCCCAAGGTGTGGGATTTCCTGCGCTCGCCGTATCTGGGCAAAGGGCTGTCGCTGTTGCGCGCCGTCAAGGCGGCGATTCCCATCATCAAGGGCGTGACGGCGCTGGAAGCGCTGGGGCAGGACAAGCTGGAAAGCGTGCGCTACACCACCGCGGCGGGAGAAACCAAGACGCTGCCTGCACAGCAGCTGATGCTGCACCAGGGTGTGGTGCCCAACGTCAACCTGTCGCGCGCCATCGGCGCCGAGCATCGCTGGAACACGGCGCTGGACTGTTGGGAGCCAGACGTGGACGAGTGGGGCCTGACCTCGGTGGACGGCGTAGGCATGGCGGGCGATGGCGCCGGCATCGCCGGCGCGCTGGCGGCTGAACAGCGCGGCCGGCTGGCGGCGTTGCAGGCCGCGCATCTGCTGGGCCGCATCGACGCGGGGCGGCGCGACAACGAGGCCGCCGCGCCGCGTGCCGCGCTGGCGCGGTCGGTGCGCGGACGCGAGTTCTTCGATGCCCTGTACAAGGCGCCCGAGACCTTCCGCCGCCCCACCGGCGACACCATCGTCTGCCGTTGCGAGGAAGTGACGGCGGCGCAGGTGCGCGACACCGTCAAGCTCGGTTGCAGCGGTCCGAACCAGATGAAGGCCTTCCTGCGCTGCGGCATGGGGCCGTGCCAGGGACGCTTCTGCGGCCTGACGGTGTCGGAGATCATCGCCGAGGAACGCGGCGTGCCGGTGCCGGAAGTGGGCTACTACCGCCTGCGCTTTCCGACCAAACCGCTGACGCTGGGCGAGCTGGCGTCGCTGCCGCAGACCGACGAGTCGCGCCAGGCGGTGGTGCGGCTGAAGAAATAG
- a CDS encoding RidA family protein — MTDIVRKDSNERLSRIVIHGDTVYVAGVTSSAEGGITAQTRDVLAKIDGYLKRADTDKTRLLSVQIWLKDIERDFAGMNAVWAEWAPANALPTRATCEAKLASPDLLVEIIVTAARRPGYVGGPMSEA; from the coding sequence ATGACTGATATCGTGCGCAAGGATTCCAACGAACGCCTGAGCCGCATCGTGATCCACGGTGACACCGTGTACGTGGCGGGCGTGACCTCGTCGGCCGAAGGCGGCATCACCGCGCAGACGCGCGACGTGCTGGCCAAGATCGACGGCTACCTGAAGCGGGCCGACACCGACAAGACGCGCCTGCTGTCGGTGCAGATCTGGCTCAAGGACATCGAACGCGACTTCGCCGGCATGAACGCGGTGTGGGCCGAGTGGGCGCCGGCCAATGCGCTGCCGACGCGCGCGACCTGCGAGGCCAAGCTGGCCTCGCCCGACCTGCTGGTGGAGATCATCGTCACGGCCGCCAGGCGGCCGGGTTACGTCGGCGGGCCGATGTCGGAAGCCTGA
- a CDS encoding ABC transporter ATP-binding protein has protein sequence MNQAPLALRLAGITKRFGSLTANDDVSLTLAQGEVLALLGENGAGKSTLVSILFGHYVADAGSIEVFGQPLPPGRPDAALAAGVGMVHQHFTLADNLTVLDNIMVGTESLWKLASGRGPARRRLVELGQRFGLGVDPDARVGSLSVGEKQRVEILKALYRGAKVLILDEPTAVLTPQEVQDLFATLRGFVDEGLAVIFISHKLDEVMAVSRRVAVLRQGKLVAERETAATTPAELAELMVGRKVAMPHAEAMAAAGQAAPVVTLSQVTVRDPRGGAPRLDSLDLVVHKHEIVAIAGVAGNGQQALVSVLTGLRQPADGTIRLGPEHAAAPTTPAGWTAAHVGRIPEDRHGEGMIGDSPLWENAIVEDLKDPRFSRFGLIRAKAGRAYAAALARQFDVRAASLDVRTRSLSGGNMQKLILGRTLAREPRFIVADQPTWGLDIGAVAYVREQLLAARRRGAGILLVSEDLEEIFALADRIAVLCGGKLVADKPVAQWTPATVGLAMTGTRA, from the coding sequence ATGAATCAAGCGCCTCTCGCCCTGCGGCTGGCAGGGATCACCAAACGCTTCGGCAGCCTGACGGCCAATGACGATGTCTCGCTGACGCTGGCGCAAGGCGAAGTGCTGGCCCTGCTGGGCGAGAACGGCGCCGGCAAATCGACCCTGGTGTCGATCCTGTTCGGCCACTACGTGGCCGACGCCGGCAGCATCGAAGTCTTCGGCCAACCCTTGCCGCCGGGCCGGCCCGACGCCGCGCTGGCGGCGGGGGTCGGCATGGTGCACCAGCACTTCACGCTGGCCGACAACCTGACCGTGCTGGACAACATCATGGTCGGCACCGAATCGCTGTGGAAGCTGGCCTCGGGCCGCGGCCCGGCGCGCCGCCGCCTGGTCGAGCTGGGCCAGCGCTTCGGCCTGGGGGTGGATCCGGACGCGCGCGTCGGCAGCCTGTCGGTGGGCGAGAAGCAGCGCGTCGAGATCCTCAAGGCGCTGTACCGCGGCGCCAAGGTGCTGATCCTGGACGAACCCACCGCCGTCCTCACGCCGCAGGAAGTGCAGGACCTGTTCGCCACGCTGCGCGGCTTCGTCGACGAGGGCCTGGCCGTCATCTTCATTTCGCACAAACTGGACGAGGTGATGGCCGTGTCGCGCCGCGTCGCGGTGCTGCGCCAGGGCAAGCTGGTGGCCGAGCGCGAGACCGCCGCCACCACGCCGGCCGAGCTGGCCGAGCTGATGGTGGGCCGCAAGGTCGCCATGCCGCACGCCGAAGCCATGGCGGCGGCCGGCCAGGCCGCGCCGGTGGTGACGCTGTCGCAGGTCACCGTGCGCGACCCGCGCGGCGGCGCGCCGCGCCTGGACAGCCTGGACCTGGTGGTGCACAAGCATGAGATCGTGGCCATCGCCGGCGTCGCCGGCAACGGCCAGCAGGCGCTGGTGTCGGTGCTGACCGGCCTGCGCCAGCCCGCCGACGGCACCATCCGCCTGGGCCCCGAACACGCCGCCGCGCCCACCACGCCGGCCGGCTGGACCGCCGCGCACGTGGGCCGCATCCCCGAGGACCGCCACGGCGAAGGCATGATCGGCGACAGCCCGCTGTGGGAAAACGCCATTGTCGAAGATCTGAAGGACCCGCGCTTCTCGCGCTTCGGGCTGATCCGCGCCAAGGCCGGCCGCGCCTATGCGGCGGCGCTGGCCAGGCAGTTCGACGTGCGCGCCGCTTCGCTGGATGTGCGCACCCGCAGCCTGTCGGGCGGCAACATGCAGAAGCTGATCCTGGGCCGCACCCTGGCGCGCGAACCGCGCTTCATCGTCGCCGACCAGCCCACCTGGGGTCTGGACATCGGCGCGGTGGCCTACGTGCGCGAGCAGTTGCTGGCCGCGCGCCGGCGCGGCGCCGGCATCCTGCTGGTGTCGGAAGACCTGGAAGAGATCTTCGCGCTGGCCGACCGCATCGCGGTGCTGTGCGGCGGCAAGCTGGTCGCCGACAAGCCGGTCGCGCAATGGACGCCCGCCACCGTCGGGCTGGCCATGACGGGCACGCGCGCCTGA
- a CDS encoding BMP family protein, translating to MKSLSLPAAGGIARRGLLKLAAAAAGALLLSAGAQAQAPAKTKVAAIYTVPVEQQWVSRIHKALTAARDRGEIEYTFSENVTNADYERVMRQYAEQGNKLVVGEAFAVEAAARKVAKDYPQTAFLMGSSGKPQQPNFSVFDNYIQEPAYLTGMIAAGMSKTGKIGLVGGYPIPEVNRLMQAFIEGAKEINPKTEFTVTFIGSWFDPPKAKEAAFAMIDKGADVLYAERFGVSDAAKERGKLAIGNVIDTQPQYPETVVASALWSMEPTIDEALKQVKAGTFKAADFGQYSLMKYKGSSLAPLGTFESKIPADLIAKVQARQKAILDGSFSVQVNDKEPKSSAR from the coding sequence ATGAAATCCCTTTCCCTCCCGGCCGCCGGCGGCATCGCCCGCCGTGGCCTGCTGAAGCTGGCCGCGGCCGCCGCCGGCGCGCTGCTGCTGTCGGCCGGCGCCCAGGCCCAGGCGCCCGCCAAGACCAAGGTTGCCGCCATCTACACGGTGCCGGTGGAACAGCAATGGGTGTCGCGCATCCACAAGGCGCTGACCGCCGCGCGCGACCGGGGTGAAATCGAATACACGTTCTCGGAAAACGTCACCAACGCCGACTACGAGCGCGTCATGCGCCAGTACGCCGAGCAGGGCAACAAGCTGGTGGTGGGCGAGGCCTTCGCGGTCGAGGCCGCCGCCCGCAAGGTGGCCAAGGACTACCCGCAGACCGCCTTCCTGATGGGTTCCTCGGGCAAGCCGCAGCAGCCCAACTTCTCGGTGTTCGACAACTACATCCAGGAACCGGCCTACCTGACCGGCATGATCGCCGCCGGCATGAGCAAGACCGGCAAGATCGGCCTGGTGGGCGGCTACCCCATCCCCGAAGTGAACCGCCTGATGCAGGCCTTCATCGAGGGCGCCAAGGAAATCAACCCCAAGACCGAATTCACCGTGACCTTCATCGGTTCGTGGTTCGATCCCCCGAAGGCCAAGGAAGCCGCCTTCGCCATGATCGACAAGGGCGCGGACGTGCTGTACGCCGAGCGCTTCGGCGTGTCGGACGCCGCCAAGGAACGCGGCAAGCTGGCCATCGGCAACGTCATCGACACCCAGCCGCAGTACCCCGAGACCGTGGTGGCCTCGGCGCTGTGGAGCATGGAGCCGACCATCGACGAGGCGCTCAAGCAGGTCAAGGCCGGCACCTTCAAGGCCGCCGACTTCGGCCAGTACTCGCTGATGAAATACAAGGGTTCGTCGCTGGCGCCGCTGGGCACCTTCGAAAGCAAGATCCCCGCCGACCTGATCGCGAAGGTGCAGGCCAGGCAGAAGGCCATCCTGGACGGCAGCTTCAGCGTGCAGGTCAACGACAAAGAACCCAAGTCGTCGGCACGATGA
- a CDS encoding (2Fe-2S)-binding protein: protein MFKRLDEAQRQAQGAPVRVTVNGAELQCRAGDSVAAALFAGGMQACRDTAVGEVPRGPYCMMGVCYDCLVTIDGQANQQGCMTAVRDGMKIERQLGARKVQA, encoded by the coding sequence ATGTTCAAGAGGCTTGACGAGGCGCAGCGCCAGGCGCAGGGCGCGCCGGTGCGGGTGACGGTGAACGGCGCCGAACTGCAGTGCCGCGCCGGCGACAGCGTGGCCGCGGCGCTCTTTGCCGGCGGTATGCAGGCCTGTCGCGACACCGCGGTGGGCGAAGTGCCACGCGGCCCTTATTGCATGATGGGCGTGTGCTACGACTGCCTGGTCACGATCGACGGCCAGGCCAACCAGCAGGGCTGCATGACGGCCGTGCGTGACGGCATGAAGATCGAGCGCCAGCTTGGCGCGCGCAAGGTGCAGGCATGA